The following is a genomic window from Mus caroli chromosome 17, CAROLI_EIJ_v1.1, whole genome shotgun sequence.
GTACAAATCCCTGGTGATCCATCTCCAGGCTGGCATAAACTTgtcattcttggctatatagtgagggggagggaggtatagcctgagctacatgaggccatatctccaaaacaaaaccaaaccaccttGAAGTGTGTGGGACAGATGGATAAACATCCCAGCATTTTTGGTATGATATTCCAGtctcttttgttatttgtttggatTCTGAGCTCCTAAAAGGCAGGAACCTGGCATTGGACATTTACACTTCTGTTCTGCCTCTGCAGCATCAGGGGACTTGAGCTAGGAGATCCTTGCTGAGGACTCCCTGGCTGAACACAGACCTTCCTTAGCTACAGAGGGGCTGCCTTGTGTGCATGAGGTCCTGGACTCAACCTGGCACCATACAAAGAGGGCAATATCAGTCAGGTGGGGTGGTGCAGCTCTATCACACCAGAAAaggtgaaggcagaaagaaagaccGTAGCTTttgggagaagcagaaggatggagagctcaaggccagccttggtccTAGGGGACTCTCTGACTCCTCAGGTTTGCTTTAAACTGCCTTGAGCTCAACTCTGGGAAGCTGTTAGCACCTGCAGCTTTGTCCAGAAAGCTCTGTTTCCATTGAGCTTCCTTCCGGGTCTGGGTGGATTTGCTGCCCTTATGAAGACTTCCATGCCCAGCCTGTCCTTTGTAGTCAGTGGTGTCTAGTTTAAAGCAGTTGTGTCGGTAAGCCCCATCCTTCAGACTCCTCTAAGGGCCATAACACCCATACACCCATTCTCAGCCTTTTGAGGCAGGAGAGTAGCCAGGCCACAGCCGGGTTGGGGGGCTGGGTTTtgctgctgtaaacagacaccataaccaaggcacagacacagaccaAGTCTGTGAGCTCTAGATTTAGTTAAGAGTTCAAAGTTCAACTgaagagaccctgcctctctACTAAGTATATGGAtattcagcactcaggaggcagaggcaagaagctctctgtgagtttgaggccagccagaccTATGTAGTGAGACTCAGTCTTGAAGAAgcagaagtagaagaaaatgcagaagaggaggacgaagggtaggagagggaagaaggatagagaagggagaggaagaaggaaggagagaaaggaggaagaaagaaagggagactgATTCAAGGAATCGGTGATATTCACTCAGCATCAGCTAGGAGCCAGGTGCTACAGAGGTTttgctgctgtgagcagacaccatgaccacggcaactcttataaaggaaaacacgtTACTGGAGATGACTTGCAGATCAGAGGTTCATCTCTATGAGATGGTCTTACAGAGATTGTTGGGTACCCAACAtccacattaggtggctcacaaccatctataactcccaACTCCACCTCTGGGTTCCATGGGCACCTACTCTCACGTCCACTGACACACACGGGTATGTGTGATTGGAAGTaaatccctctctccctcttccttgtgGGATCTCCATGCAAGAGCTTTCTTTAGGGAATGAGAGAAACCCAACAAAGCCAAAAGTGGTAGAAAAAATGGCCCCCGTAGgtccatggggagtggcactattaggaggtgtggctttgttggaggaggtgtgtcactagaggGTGCActctgaggtttcagaaactcaagccagaccTAGTGgcccactctctcttcctgttgcctgcagatgcagatgtggaactctcaagTACCTCCTGTAGGACTCTTAGCGACCTCTCTAGCACCCTATCTGCTTGCAGGCTGCCataatgatggactaaacctctgaactgtaaaccagccccagttaaatgttttcctttataagagttgcctcggtcatggtgtctcttcatagcagtaaaaccctaacaaagacagcaAACCTCTGTAGCACCTGGCTCCTAGCTGATACTGGGTGAATATCTGTCAAATGAATAACGACCTTTAATTAATAGTGCGTGGGTTTGCAATTACTGTCTTCTGCTGGTAGCATTGGATGTGATCCTGACGCCCCAGGAATCCTGGCCCTGCTCTCTTCTGTCAAGTCTGTGCAAGTTAGCAGCTGAGCACTATCCCTGACTCCCTGGCTCTGCTCTGCCCTCTCACAGAGGTTGTGCCAGGTCAGGAAACATAAAGGACCCTTGTCCAGTGACTGACAGTAGTGGAAGGAGAGTCCTTGCAGCCCCTCACTGGACCCCAGACTCTGCAGTTTCCAGGTTCCCACTCTTTCTCCAGACAGCCTACCCAGATGACTGCTTCCTCTATGTCTGGTACCACACCGTGTCCCCcagacacacaaatgaaaagCTTTGTGACATGCCTGTGTTTTATAAGCCTTTTGTATTGTGCCCAGTTACCAGGTGCATCCTCCTGCCCTGTCTGACCGAGACACAGTCCTTTTCTTCCCAAAGTCTCAGTCTGATAGGAGAGGCAAGAGCCCAGTCTCCAATAGGATAGCTCCATTTACAAGAGGCAGACCACatacagaaaaagcaaaaagaaacccCCACTTTGAACAAGGAGCACTGAGTGGGGATCGTGAGCTCTGGGCCCAGCTGGCTTCCTCACAGCCTGGGCTTTGCACTTCCTGGCCCCAGGGAGCAGTAGTGTTCAGCATCACCAGCACCCTGGGCTCAGACGAGTGGGTAAGATCTAAGCTCAGAGACTCATAACTATGTCCAAATTCtgtgggtgggaggcagggacTTGCGTGAGGGTGGTGGCTGGAGGTGCTGGCCGGCCAGCACATGGAGGCGGAGGCGGCTGCAGGTCAGGAGCACATCGAACAGAAGCAGTTTGAAGAGGAGCAGGCGCAGTAGGCTTAGCCACAGTACCTGCCGCTGTGTCCCTGCAGAAGAAGGAGCCATGAGGAGTCCCCAGGAGCCCACAACAGGGAGAGCCAGTTCTCTGTGTTGGccactctctctttccacctccttCTCCAAGGAACTTCTTTCCTGGTATCTGACCTTAGTTTCTACTGGTAATAATTAGTGCTTTCTTCCCGCTTAGCCctcatgttatttattttatttattgttatttattttatctggCGGGGAGGCAGGCTGCAAGGAATGAGCTTCTGATGCAAAGAATAACAGTGTCTCTGGGCAAGAAATGGACGTGGATTATTAGCCAGTGCTTCTCTAGCGCCTCAGGTAATCAAATAACACGTAGGCTTTCATACCAAGACCGCCtgtcaccccaccaccaccaccaccaccgaggAGCCATTAGACTCCTTATTTTAGCTCTCGTCTGCACTGCTCCACTGCAGTCCAGGAATAAATCCCCACCTTATCCCAGGGAAGGTTGAAACTCAGCCTAGCCCCAAGCAAGGCAGTCCCCTTACAGGAAACTTCTCAGTCCTCCCGCAGCAACCTCATGGgacctatggttgaattagagcTGAATGCTACCTGCCGGGTACCAGTGCTGAGATTCTTGTTCCCAGCCACTGTCCCTCCCTCACCCGCTGACTTACCCGGGAGAGGCTCCAGAAAGCAGCTCCTGGCTGTCGAAGATTCCTCTGTGAGTCAAGAAGAAAGGAGTGAGGGCTACGGGGAAGGCGAGCACCTTGCAGCCCCTGCCCTACATCTAGCCCTGGTCAACCCACAGGACATATTGGACATGTGTGGAGACCCTGAGCCCACTTGTTAGCAAGTCCTGAGGAGCCAttccccacctccctgcctgACAGCCCTAAGAGGCATGGCAGTCCCCTCCCACACAGAACCTAATCTTTTACAGCTTTTGCTGTAGGCAGGGCACTACTGAGGTGACCCAAATGCTCAATCATGACAGTGCTTGCTATacatgcaaaggacctgagttctatccccaggacccatgtttaaaaaaagaaacacaacaggcaggactacacagattaaaaacctgtctcaatgccgggcatggtggcgcacgcctttaatcccagcactcgggaggcagaggcaggcggatttctgagttcgaggccagcctgatctacaaagtgagttccaggacagccaggtctatacagagaaaccctgtctcgaaaaaccaaaaaaaaaaaaaaaaaaaacctgtctcaaaaaaacaacaaaaaccactcgggagacagaggcaggtggctttctgagtttgaggccagcctggtctacaaagtgagttccaggatagccaggactatacttgactccccccccaaacaaacaaacaaacaaacaagcaaacaagcaagcaaacaggtAATGGTAGCCCATATTTATAATCCAGCACTGGGGGAAGTGTAGACCGGCAGACTCTTGGGGCTCACTGGTTAGCCGGCCTCGTCTGCTCGGCTGAGAAGGCTTAGCTGGTAAAGAGCTTTCCTGAAttggatccccagcatcctcACTAAAAAGCTAGGAGtagggcatggtgatgcacacttttaatcccagcactcaggaggcagaagtaggaaggaggatttctgtgagttcaaggccagcctggtctacagagtgagttccaggacagccagggctacacagagaaactgtgataaaccctgtcttgggaaactcactaactaactaactagataaataaataataaaaataaaatgaaaatgaaacatttagaACAGTGTTTGCCATAGAGTAAAGTTGGTAAATGTTGGGGACCTGtcctttaattattaattaattctttaattattgtttggTCTTGCAGgctttgtttacatgtatatgaACTGTTTCTATAgattacatatataaacatgtgtatatgtgcacctaTGAATAAGCCACTGAAAGCTATTAATAGCTCTTAGCAAACACAGATCAGAGCCTAGAATtgcttttgctttgatttttgagacaaggtctcctgtagcccaagcaggccttgaactcactgtgtagccaaggatagctttgaactcagagagatcctccttcctgcctctgcctcctgagtgctgggattacaggctcaaGAGATAACCTGAACCATATATCTCAGCTGCAAAGCCAGGAATTATGGCCTCGAACCACTTACAGGAACCAGGGTTTACCCTTACATGCCCAGTGCCTaccaacaagcaagcaagcaagcaagcaagcaagcaagcaaacaggtAATGGTAGCCCATATTTATAATCCAGCACTGGGGGAAGTGTAGACAGGCTCCCCAAAATATCCTGGCCCCATGGTATGGAAAAGGACAGGTCCCGAGGCTCCATCCCCCACCTGACAGTTGGAGGGGGTGTGTGCTCCGGTTCTGGCCCCCAGCCCCAGGCCTGGTGTGACAGACCAAGGGCTCCCAGGCTTCCAGATCTTCAGAGGGCAAGGAGAGCTGGGCCAGGCTAGTCCAGGTGCCGTCCGGTGCCAGAGAGGGCCCATAGGTGAAGGCGTCTAGGGCACTGCCATTGCCAGCTGAGAACCAGACAGGGTTGTCAAGGCCAGGGGGTGCCGCATCGAGGACCAGGCAAACCACCAGCATGTGCTGCCTTCCATCTACCAGCAGTGTGATGGGTGGAGCCAGCGACGGAAAGGGGGTGCCAGCGATGCCTGCAAGAgtgagaattttgatttctttaaaaacacagaaataggaatgcgcttttgttttaatcccaggtttgGGGACGtgggggctgcttcagattgtccgcAGCACCTGACTACAGTTTGCCTCTGCTCCAGCTGAAGGTAATTTCTACGACTGTGTGGCAGGTTGGAACTCTGAGGAGTTTTTAGAGGGTGTATGGATGCTAGGGCTCCGAGAGATGGGGTGGGTTGGTGGTGGGTGGGCGGTTGTTAGTTGGTTGCTGTCTTGGCTTGCTAAGTAGTCGTgggcaaagaagaaagcaaaagaagaaattagatatcctgatggtgaagatcaaacttgccccaactTGATGCCCCGACCCAGCACAATCAGGAGTAGTAACAATAACATCCAACCCTCTTtcctattctttttattttctctcctatgtagtgttaggggttgaaagagtggagaagggtggaagaagaaggaaaccaCAGGGTACCCAGGTACCCAGAGTCCAGCCAacacctctcttccttttttttgtttttgtttttttgtttgtttgtttttggtttttcaagacagagtttctgacctggctgtcctggaactcactctgtagaccaggctggccttgaactcagaaatctgcctcccgagtgctgggattaaaggcgtgtgccaccactgctcagccaccAGACGTTTCTTAATGCATTTCTCTTTATAGAGAcccgacaaatggagctcaattacacaatgtaaggcagaccaatacatgtgtgtccttagCAAAGAGTCCTTCCTCATgagtcctttcatgtgcttgctttaacaGAATACCACCCAACACAGCTGACTTTTCTAAGCAACCTTAGGTTTctacttcgtgtgtgtgtgtgtgtgtgtgtgtgtgtgtgtgcatacatgtgatgTATTTGTGCGTGGAGGCCCAAGGAGGATATTAACTGACCTGTTCTATCAGTATCTGTCCCTTTGTTCTcttaggacagggtctctcactgcacCTGGAGCTAGGCCTGCATCCAGCAAGCCCCCAGTGTGATCCTCATGTCTTGGCTCagtccagtgctgggattacaagcacactTAGAGCAATGCAGTTTTTCAAatgggtgctgaggatttgaactcaggttctcatgattGTGTAGCCAGAGTTCTGACTCACCGAGCCATCGCCACCTTTCTCCTATAATTCATCCATCGTCCATCGTCCACTGGTCTTCCTGCTATCTGTCCGTCTATTCTttctgagccccacccccacccctggaactcagagatctacctgcctgtgcgTCTCGAAAGCTAGGATTAAAgctgtgcgccaccacggcccagcAACTCCTTCCTCTGCCACCTGGGTATAGAAAATTGAGAAAGACACTGCCTGGGCTGTCGAGGAACTTTGTCCTGTGGGAAAGGCATTAGCTTCATAAACAAGTGGTTATAGTACCATGTTGTGCTGCCTGAGGAGAGCTGATGTCTCTCTAGGGGAGGACGAAGGAGGAGCACCTGAGCTGAGAGCAGAGGAAGTCTGATGAGGCTCTCCATGTCTGTAAGCCCAGAACGTGGGAGACTGAAGCCTGGTGGGTGAGCTGTATGGCATTAGGCAGGGTTAAGCTGACCTGTACGAAATGGGAGCTGACCAGATGCCTCACTGAGTAAGGGCGCATTTCCACATCTGAGTTCAAACCTAGGAGCCTTCCTGGTAGAAGACAAAaacctgactcctgaaagttgtcttatGGCTGCCAGACTCATGCACCCACCCCATGCATATACaggaaatgtaaaaattaatgtaAACAAAAGGAGCAAGGGATGAAGTGCAGCAGAAGGATGCTTCTCTTTaacacaggaagccctgggtttgggtCCTAGCACCACGGTGAGATGAGAAGACAGAATATCGCCCTACAGGAGTGAGATAGCAATAATATAAGTTAACAAATGGTTAAACTTTTCCCATATTcgaatctgattttttttctatttcattttggtttgattttgagacttttttttttttttttttggtttttcgagacagggtttctctgagtagccttggctgtcctggaactcactttgtagaccaggctggcctcgaacNNNNNNNNNNNNNNNNNNNNNNNNNNNNNNNNNNNNNNNNNNNNNNNNNNNNNNNNNNNNNNNN
Proteins encoded in this region:
- the Ptcra gene encoding pre T-cell antigen receptor alpha, whose amino-acid sequence is MLLHEWAMARTWLLLLLGVRCQALPSGIAGTPFPSLAPPITLLVDGRQHMLVVCLVLDAAPPGLDNPVWFSAGNGSALDAFTYGPSLAPDGTWTSLAQLSLPSEDLEAWEPLVCHTRPGAGGQNRSTHPLQLSEESSTARSCFLEPLPGTQRQVLWLSLLRLLLFKLLLFDVLLTCSRLRLHVLAGQHLQPPPSRKSLPPTHRIWT